The proteins below are encoded in one region of Neoasaia chiangmaiensis:
- a CDS encoding aminopeptidase encodes MSVQASPRPFAPDPTLLDKLGDVAVRIGLNIQKGQQLVITAPLDAVPLVRRITEHAYRQGASLVTTLYADDAATLARFQHGAEETFDTASAWLANGMADAFRQGAARMAITGSDPTLLSAQNPAHVSRANRAASAVNRPAMEVITSFATNWNIIAYATPAWAQQVFPDMAEDQAQAALWNAIFKASRVDVPDPVKVWRAHNALLHAKARYLNEARFDSLRFTGPGTDLKVGLAEGHAWAGGSENTTTGIECNPNIPTEEVFTTPHCRRVEGHVRSTKPLFHQGTLIDDIQVRFAEGRIIEAHASRGENVLQRILETDDGAARLGEVALVPHSSPISQTGILFRNTLFDENAASHIALGQAYTKCLFDTEGQDAAALNARGANESLIHIDWMIGSDQINLDGLDANGHATPLMRAGEWVQS; translated from the coding sequence ATGTCCGTTCAGGCTTCTCCTCGTCCTTTCGCGCCGGACCCCACATTGCTCGACAAGCTGGGCGACGTGGCCGTGCGCATCGGTCTCAACATCCAGAAAGGGCAGCAGCTCGTCATTACGGCGCCGCTCGATGCCGTGCCGCTCGTGCGCCGCATCACCGAACACGCCTACCGCCAGGGCGCCAGCCTCGTGACGACACTCTACGCCGACGATGCCGCCACACTTGCGCGCTTCCAGCACGGCGCGGAAGAAACATTCGACACGGCTTCCGCCTGGCTTGCCAACGGGATGGCCGACGCTTTCCGCCAGGGCGCGGCGCGCATGGCGATCACAGGTAGCGACCCGACGCTGCTCAGCGCGCAGAACCCCGCACATGTCTCACGCGCCAACCGCGCCGCCTCCGCGGTCAACCGTCCGGCGATGGAGGTGATTACCAGCTTCGCGACGAACTGGAACATCATCGCCTACGCCACGCCCGCCTGGGCACAGCAGGTCTTTCCGGACATGGCCGAGGATCAGGCACAGGCCGCACTCTGGAACGCCATCTTCAAGGCCTCCCGCGTCGATGTCCCCGATCCGGTCAAAGTCTGGCGCGCCCATAACGCCCTTCTTCACGCCAAGGCCAGATACCTGAACGAAGCGCGCTTCGATTCCCTGCGTTTCACAGGTCCCGGCACGGACCTCAAGGTCGGACTCGCCGAGGGACACGCATGGGCCGGCGGCTCGGAAAACACGACCACGGGGATCGAATGCAACCCCAATATCCCGACGGAGGAGGTGTTCACCACGCCGCATTGCCGTCGGGTCGAGGGGCACGTCCGCAGCACCAAGCCATTATTCCATCAGGGAACGCTGATCGACGATATCCAGGTCCGCTTCGCGGAGGGACGCATCATCGAAGCCCATGCGTCGCGCGGGGAAAATGTTCTGCAACGCATTCTGGAAACCGACGACGGCGCAGCCAGACTGGGCGAAGTCGCGCTGGTCCCGCACTCATCCCCTATTTCCCAGACCGGTATCCTCTTTCGTAATACGCTGTTCGACGAAAACGCCGCCAGCCACATCGCGCTCGGCCAGGCCTATACGAAATGCCTCTTCGACACCGAAGGTCAGGACGCCGCCGCACTGAACGCACGCGGCGCGAACGAAAGCCTGATCCATATCGACTGGATGATCGGTTCGGACCAGATCAATCTCGATGGCCTGGACGCCAACGGCCATGCAACGCCGCTGATGCGTGCCGGTGAATGGGTGCAATCGTGA
- a CDS encoding flagellar export protein FliJ, which produces MNLGPLETLMSLRKRELEKTERDLAMAVAVEKMASDAVKDAEQRYLEEREFASRPECDDFVVSAFAQWMPQGRATIRAARQNEQRAAADRALAQTAMSMARAAHRAVEIVYDERRAEVRRAELRKEQQQIDELWRPSA; this is translated from the coding sequence ATGAATCTTGGTCCCCTCGAAACATTGATGAGCTTGCGCAAACGGGAACTGGAAAAGACTGAGCGGGATCTGGCGATGGCTGTTGCCGTGGAGAAGATGGCGAGTGACGCGGTGAAGGATGCCGAGCAGCGCTATCTTGAAGAACGGGAATTTGCGTCCCGTCCTGAATGTGACGATTTCGTCGTCAGTGCCTTCGCGCAGTGGATGCCGCAGGGGCGGGCCACTATTCGCGCCGCGCGACAGAACGAACAACGGGCTGCTGCCGATCGTGCACTGGCTCAGACGGCTATGAGCATGGCGCGGGCTGCCCATCGGGCAGTCGAGATCGTTTATGACGAACGCCGCGCCGAGGTTCGTCGTGCCGAATTACGCAAGGAACAACAGCAGATCGACGAACTCTGGCGCCCGTCGGCGTGA
- the fliI gene encoding flagellar protein export ATPase FliI codes for MSDDPLFASLQKIFDELNAAVTLAEVVSVIGEVREILGLCATVDGLNDSLSIGDRVSLYARDGTRIPAEVVGFRDNSASLMAFAALDGVGPGSEARLCIDPGAPKRGLYIDDAWLGRVIDPLGNAIDGKGPLRLNSRWRSTVTSPPLATTRARLGPRMNLGVRALDAFTTCRIGQRLGLFAGSGVGKSTLLSMLARQADCDVAVIALVGERGREVREFIEDDLGAEGLKRSVVVIATSDSPPLMRREAAYAAMAIAEYFRDQGKSVLLLMDSVTRFCLALREIGLSAGEPPATRGYPPSVFATLPALLERAGPGAVGQDGKAGFITALFTVLVEGDDHNEPVADAVRGILDGHIVLDRKIGEAGRYPAIDVLKSLSRSVPGCNSAAENSMMRRARAIMANYERMADMIRLGAYKQGTDPAIDEAIVLMPALTAFLTQDWNETATIEGSFNALRNILGEVA; via the coding sequence ATGAGCGACGACCCTTTATTCGCCAGTCTGCAGAAGATTTTTGACGAGTTGAACGCGGCCGTGACGCTTGCCGAAGTCGTAAGCGTCATCGGGGAGGTCCGGGAAATCCTGGGTCTTTGCGCGACCGTCGATGGCTTGAACGATTCTCTTTCCATCGGCGATCGTGTGTCGCTCTACGCGCGGGATGGTACCAGAATACCCGCAGAGGTTGTGGGTTTTCGGGATAACAGTGCATCGCTAATGGCATTTGCGGCGCTTGATGGCGTGGGGCCTGGTTCCGAAGCGCGGCTATGTATCGATCCCGGTGCGCCGAAGCGCGGTTTGTATATCGATGATGCCTGGCTCGGGCGGGTGATCGATCCGCTTGGCAACGCGATCGACGGGAAAGGACCTCTCCGTCTCAATTCGCGGTGGCGATCAACCGTTACGTCCCCGCCATTGGCGACAACGCGGGCGCGCCTGGGGCCGAGAATGAATCTTGGCGTTCGTGCTCTGGATGCGTTCACCACATGTCGGATCGGGCAGCGGCTTGGTTTGTTCGCGGGGTCGGGCGTTGGAAAATCGACGCTTCTGTCCATGTTGGCGCGGCAGGCCGATTGCGATGTTGCAGTAATCGCATTGGTCGGCGAGCGCGGGAGGGAAGTCCGTGAATTCATTGAAGACGACCTTGGGGCGGAGGGCCTCAAGCGCAGCGTCGTGGTTATTGCGACATCCGATTCGCCGCCCTTGATGCGTCGGGAGGCAGCCTATGCCGCCATGGCCATCGCCGAATATTTTCGCGATCAGGGGAAGTCTGTGTTGCTGCTCATGGATAGCGTGACGCGTTTCTGCCTCGCATTGCGTGAGATCGGCCTGTCTGCCGGCGAACCGCCAGCAACGAGAGGTTATCCGCCATCCGTCTTCGCAACGCTCCCGGCGTTGCTGGAACGAGCTGGACCCGGCGCCGTCGGACAGGACGGGAAAGCAGGATTCATCACGGCGTTGTTCACGGTTCTGGTCGAAGGGGACGATCACAATGAGCCGGTGGCCGATGCGGTGCGTGGCATCCTCGATGGCCATATCGTTCTGGATCGCAAGATCGGTGAGGCCGGCCGCTATCCGGCAATCGATGTTCTGAAATCGCTCTCACGCTCCGTGCCGGGATGCAACTCGGCGGCGGAAAACAGCATGATGCGTCGGGCAAGGGCCATCATGGCAAATTATGAAAGGATGGCCGATATGATCCGGCTTGGTGCCTACAAACAGGGTACGGACCCCGCTATCGACGAGGCGATCGTTCTGATGCCGGCGTTAACGGCGTTCCTGACCCAGGACTGGAATGAGACGGCGACCATTGAGGGCAGTTTCAACGCGCTGCGCAACATTCTGGGAGAGGTCGCATGA
- a CDS encoding response regulator transcription factor, whose protein sequence is MRALLVDSDLNIAMSLIQIMRGSGFTVDHTASGREALEMLRHYDYDITVLELMLNDIEGYDVIRQARQARITTPILILSSLTRPQAKIKAFGVGVDDYMTKPFDTGELIARLQAVLRRSRGLSAARVAIGPLEIDLNAKEALVNGAPVHLTGKEYAILELLVLRRGAVLTKDAFLNHLYGGIDEPEMKIIDVFICKLRRKLQVKGAGNLITTVWGRGYVLREERTVEAEMMPAAPMLASMSA, encoded by the coding sequence ATGCGCGCCCTTCTCGTCGACAGCGATCTCAACATCGCCATGAGCCTTATTCAGATCATGCGCGGCAGTGGTTTCACCGTGGATCACACGGCGTCAGGACGGGAAGCTCTGGAGATGCTCCGGCACTACGATTATGACATTACGGTGCTGGAGCTCATGCTGAACGATATCGAAGGTTACGATGTCATTCGTCAGGCACGACAGGCGCGCATCACGACGCCAATCCTCATTCTCAGCAGCCTCACCCGTCCCCAGGCGAAGATCAAGGCGTTCGGTGTCGGCGTCGACGATTACATGACTAAACCCTTCGATACCGGCGAACTTATTGCCCGACTGCAGGCTGTGCTGCGTCGTTCACGCGGACTGAGCGCCGCACGCGTGGCCATCGGGCCGCTTGAAATCGACCTGAACGCCAAGGAAGCCCTGGTCAATGGCGCGCCAGTTCACCTTACCGGCAAGGAATATGCCATTCTTGAACTGCTCGTTCTGAGACGCGGCGCTGTACTGACGAAAGATGCATTTCTCAATCACCTCTACGGCGGCATCGATGAGCCGGAGATGAAAATCATCGATGTGTTCATCTGCAAGCTACGTCGCAAGCTACAGGTCAAAGGCGCCGGCAACCTTATTACCACGGTCTGGGGACGCGGCTACGTTCTCCGGGAGGAACGTACGGTTGAAGCTGAGATGATGCCGGCCGCCCCCATGCTGGCATCCATGTCAGCATGA
- the thiD gene encoding bifunctional hydroxymethylpyrimidine kinase/phosphomethylpyrimidine kinase, translating into MRGRVLIVAGSDSGGGAGIQADIKTVTALGGYAATAVSALTAQNTLGVQEIMRVPPAFVARQMRSVLDDIGADVIKLGMLPNSDVISAVGDVLAAFPSIPVVLDPVMVASSGAALMMPEARETLKSRLMPSVALLTPNIPEAALLSGRDIRTIDDMVEVGRALSGADGPAVLVKGGHMSGDVLVDVLVEDETVEFFEGQRIQSRATHGTGCSLASAIATGLAQGMAMRDAIERARRYVRAAIQTASPMGNGVVGPMNHGVSLS; encoded by the coding sequence ATGCGCGGTCGCGTTCTGATCGTCGCCGGCAGCGATTCCGGCGGTGGTGCTGGAATTCAGGCGGACATCAAGACGGTCACGGCACTGGGCGGTTATGCGGCGACGGCCGTTTCGGCTCTCACGGCCCAAAATACGCTGGGGGTGCAGGAGATCATGCGCGTGCCCCCTGCATTTGTTGCGCGTCAGATGCGATCCGTGCTCGACGATATCGGAGCAGACGTCATCAAGTTGGGCATGCTGCCGAATTCCGATGTTATCTCGGCGGTTGGGGACGTTCTCGCTGCTTTTCCATCCATTCCAGTCGTTCTGGACCCCGTCATGGTGGCGTCAAGCGGTGCGGCGTTGATGATGCCGGAGGCGCGAGAGACATTGAAGTCGCGTCTGATGCCCAGTGTGGCGTTGCTGACGCCGAATATTCCGGAGGCCGCGCTTTTGAGTGGTCGGGATATACGGACGATTGACGATATGGTGGAGGTGGGGCGTGCTCTAAGCGGCGCAGATGGTCCTGCCGTCCTAGTGAAGGGCGGCCACATGTCCGGCGACGTTCTGGTGGATGTGCTCGTCGAAGATGAAACGGTCGAGTTTTTTGAAGGCCAGCGGATTCAATCCCGAGCGACACATGGAACCGGATGCTCACTAGCGAGTGCGATTGCGACGGGTCTGGCGCAAGGTATGGCGATGCGTGATGCGATCGAACGGGCTCGTCGCTATGTACGGGCGGCGATCCAGACGGCATCTCCCATGGGTAACGGCGTCGTCGGACCCATGAACCATGGCGTCAGTCTGTCCTGA
- the glmM gene encoding phosphoglucosamine mutase — translation MPKSRKLFGTDGIRGTANLAPMTVDIAQRLGQAVGLYFQQGAHRHRVVLGKDTRLSGYMIECALVSGFLSAGMDVTLVGPLPTPAIAMLTRSLRADLGVMISASHNPFEDNGIKLFGPNGFKLSDAAEEEIEALMREDLTGRLAQPALVGRASRLNDAAGRYIENAKASFPRGLRLDGLKIVIDCANGSAYRVAPTALWELGAEVVRIGCEPDGININDGCGSTRPEKLCQAVVEHGAQLGIALDGDADRVIISDERGEIVDGDQILALIARSWHERGSLRTGNVVATVMSNLGLERYLESQGLTLLRTAVGDRYVVERMREIGANLGGEQSGHMVLSDYATTGDGLIAALQVLAVLVETGRPASEICRVFQPYPQMLRNVRFSGPSPLGSAVLDEAKAKVDERLKGRGRLVLRASGTEPLLRVMVEADDPALVEECVTRMCDAILSLTLA, via the coding sequence CTGCCCAAGTCCCGCAAGCTGTTCGGAACGGATGGGATCAGAGGCACGGCCAATCTGGCCCCGATGACCGTCGATATCGCGCAACGTCTTGGGCAGGCGGTGGGATTGTATTTCCAGCAAGGCGCGCATCGGCATCGCGTCGTGCTGGGCAAGGACACGCGACTTTCCGGCTATATGATCGAGTGCGCGCTGGTTTCCGGATTTCTGTCGGCCGGTATGGATGTGACGCTGGTCGGGCCGCTTCCCACCCCGGCCATCGCCATGCTGACGCGTTCGTTGCGCGCCGATCTAGGTGTCATGATTTCCGCATCGCATAATCCATTCGAGGACAATGGAATCAAGTTGTTCGGGCCGAATGGCTTCAAGCTGTCGGACGCGGCGGAGGAAGAGATCGAGGCCCTGATGCGTGAGGATCTGACGGGTCGTCTTGCGCAGCCGGCACTGGTTGGCCGAGCGTCACGACTTAACGACGCGGCTGGTCGTTATATCGAGAATGCCAAGGCGTCCTTTCCGCGTGGGTTGCGTCTGGACGGACTGAAGATCGTCATCGACTGTGCGAACGGTTCCGCCTATCGCGTGGCGCCGACGGCGTTGTGGGAACTGGGTGCGGAGGTCGTTCGCATCGGGTGCGAGCCGGACGGCATCAATATCAACGATGGTTGTGGCTCAACGCGGCCGGAGAAGCTCTGTCAGGCGGTCGTCGAACATGGCGCGCAGCTTGGTATCGCGCTGGATGGGGACGCCGATCGCGTCATCATCAGTGACGAGCGTGGCGAGATCGTTGACGGAGACCAGATTCTGGCCCTGATTGCGCGTTCCTGGCATGAGCGCGGTAGCCTCCGCACAGGAAATGTGGTGGCGACTGTCATGTCCAATCTGGGGCTGGAGCGCTATCTGGAAAGTCAGGGGTTGACCTTGTTGCGCACGGCGGTCGGCGATCGGTATGTCGTCGAGAGGATGCGCGAAATCGGCGCCAATCTCGGTGGCGAACAGTCAGGACATATGGTGTTGTCGGACTATGCAACGACAGGCGATGGTCTGATCGCTGCTTTGCAGGTTCTGGCCGTGCTCGTGGAGACAGGGCGACCGGCAAGCGAGATATGCCGTGTGTTCCAGCCCTATCCGCAAATGTTGCGTAATGTCCGGTTCAGTGGACCGAGCCCCTTGGGATCGGCTGTGCTTGATGAGGCAAAGGCCAAGGTGGACGAACGCCTGAAGGGGCGCGGTCGACTTGTTCTGAGAGCCAGCGGAACAGAACCCTTGTTACGTGTAATGGTCGAGGCTGACGATCCGGCATTGGTGGAGGAATGCGTCACCAGAATGTGCGACGCCATTCTCAGCCTGACGCTGGCCTAG
- the ftsH gene encoding ATP-dependent zinc metalloprotease FtsH encodes MNNFGRNLALWVIIIVLLMLLFTAFQPGGSQHASQQLAYSDFVTDVDHNRVRSVVVQDQNISGTLTDGTSFETYSPQDPTLISRLTSKNVEVVAKPLDTEGSPLLRYVLNYLPILLMLGVGVLFFRQMQSGSGRAMGFGKSRARLLTEKQGRVTFDDVAGIDEAKSELQEIVDFLKDPQKFTRLGGKIPKGALLVGPPGTGKTLLARAIAGEANVPFFTISGSDFVEMFVGVGASRVRDMFEQGKKSAPCIIFIDEIDAVGRHRGAGLGGGNDEREQTLNQMLVEMDGFESNEGVILIAATNRPDVLDPALLRPGRFDRQVVVPNPDVMGRERILRVHMRKVPLASDVDPRVIARGTPGFSGADLANLVNEAALLAARLGKRTVAMLEFENAKDKVLMGAERRSLVMSDDEKRMTAYHEGGHALCAILTPGCDPVHKATIIPRGRALGLVMSLPEGDRYSKSKSKCMAELVLAMGGRAAEEIVFGAENVCTGASGDIKMATDQARRMITEWGMSEKLGMIAYGDNGQEVFLGHSVTQNKNVSEQTAREIDREIKQLIDHAYHTAHSLLLSRIDDLHRLAKALLEFETLTGEEIGKVLRGEPIERVVVDDPAPENRRASVPTTRPGAGGTGGLDPAPQPS; translated from the coding sequence ATGAACAATTTTGGCCGCAACCTTGCGCTCTGGGTAATTATCATCGTTCTGCTGATGCTGCTTTTTACGGCATTTCAGCCGGGCGGTAGCCAGCATGCGTCTCAACAACTCGCCTATTCCGATTTCGTGACGGACGTGGATCATAACCGGGTGCGCTCGGTCGTGGTGCAGGACCAGAACATCTCCGGCACGCTGACCGATGGTACGTCCTTCGAGACGTATTCGCCGCAGGACCCCACGTTGATCTCGCGTCTGACGAGCAAGAACGTCGAGGTCGTGGCCAAGCCGCTCGATACGGAAGGCAGCCCGCTTCTGCGTTATGTCCTGAACTATCTGCCGATCCTGCTGATGCTGGGCGTGGGCGTTCTGTTCTTCCGGCAGATGCAGTCGGGTAGCGGGCGTGCCATGGGTTTTGGCAAGTCGCGTGCGCGGTTGCTGACGGAAAAGCAGGGTCGCGTGACGTTCGACGACGTAGCCGGCATTGACGAAGCGAAGTCCGAATTGCAGGAGATCGTCGACTTTCTGAAAGATCCGCAGAAGTTCACGCGGCTGGGTGGCAAGATTCCGAAGGGCGCACTGCTTGTCGGCCCTCCCGGCACGGGCAAGACCTTGCTGGCGCGGGCCATTGCGGGTGAGGCCAACGTGCCGTTCTTTACGATTTCCGGCTCGGATTTCGTGGAAATGTTCGTGGGTGTGGGCGCGTCGCGTGTGCGTGACATGTTCGAACAGGGCAAGAAATCTGCTCCTTGCATCATCTTCATCGATGAAATCGATGCGGTCGGTCGTCATCGTGGCGCCGGTCTGGGTGGCGGCAATGACGAGCGCGAGCAGACGCTGAACCAGATGCTTGTCGAGATGGATGGTTTCGAAAGCAACGAGGGCGTAATCCTGATCGCGGCCACGAACCGTCCGGACGTGCTTGATCCGGCGCTGTTGCGGCCCGGTCGCTTCGACCGTCAGGTCGTGGTGCCCAATCCCGACGTGATGGGCCGTGAGCGCATTCTGCGCGTGCATATGCGCAAGGTGCCGTTGGCGAGCGATGTCGATCCGCGGGTGATCGCACGTGGCACCCCCGGTTTCTCCGGTGCCGATCTGGCCAACCTCGTCAACGAGGCAGCGCTGCTCGCAGCCCGGCTGGGCAAGCGTACCGTGGCGATGCTGGAGTTCGAAAACGCCAAGGACAAGGTGCTGATGGGAGCCGAGCGTCGTTCGCTGGTCATGAGCGACGATGAGAAGCGCATGACGGCCTATCATGAAGGCGGCCATGCCCTCTGCGCGATCCTGACGCCGGGTTGCGATCCGGTACACAAGGCGACGATCATCCCGCGCGGTCGTGCGCTGGGGCTGGTCATGAGCCTGCCGGAAGGCGATCGTTATTCGAAAAGCAAGTCGAAGTGCATGGCGGAACTGGTTCTGGCCATGGGCGGTCGTGCGGCGGAAGAGATCGTATTCGGCGCGGAGAATGTCTGCACGGGAGCATCCGGCGATATCAAGATGGCGACCGATCAGGCGCGTCGCATGATTACCGAATGGGGCATGAGCGAAAAGCTCGGCATGATTGCCTATGGCGACAATGGCCAGGAAGTCTTCCTCGGGCATTCCGTGACGCAGAACAAGAATGTCTCCGAGCAGACGGCAAGGGAGATCGATCGTGAAATCAAACAGTTGATCGATCATGCCTACCATACTGCTCATTCGCTGCTGCTATCGCGGATTGACGATCTGCATCGTCTGGCCAAGGCGCTGCTGGAATTCGAGACGCTGACCGGTGAGGAGATCGGCAAGGTCTTGCGTGGCGAGCCGATCGAGCGTGTCGTGGTGGACGATCCGGCGCCGGAAAACCGCCGGGCCTCCGTGCCGACAACGCGGCCGGGGGCGGGCGGTACTGGCGGGCTCGATCCTGCTCCACAGCCCAGCTGA
- the tilS gene encoding tRNA lysidine(34) synthetase TilS has translation MSEGAIQAAEFAVWMQEFEPFPADDADYPIAVAVSGGADSLCLAWLARRWRRHVVGLIVDHGLRAESSDEAHRTAAVLDGFGMASRVLPLTGLRRDGGLQEGARAARYRALTRACREAGCLDLLIGHHAGDQAETVAMRQRAGSSAYGLAGMATCRELADLRLLRPLLRVSSARLRVTLREAGIAWAEDPSNQNRQFERVRVRQSLGTQDVSALCHMAGAHARERQEDEACRLEEAAERIVFHPGGFFLLPADLCGPVLLGLLWQVLSGRAYPPARRIMSALLKMPKACTLHGVTLRKAGRLGPGWVLCREAQAMESAVQAVDGAIWDGRWQLRSAGTATGMVVSAVGHDGGNTGLPFAVRRTLPALRAVSGAAPHDARFDFIRPMAVFSGSFWSLAAQ, from the coding sequence TTGAGCGAGGGTGCGATCCAGGCGGCGGAGTTTGCTGTCTGGATGCAGGAGTTCGAGCCTTTCCCGGCTGATGATGCCGATTATCCGATCGCAGTTGCCGTCTCCGGCGGTGCCGACAGTTTGTGTCTGGCATGGCTGGCACGGCGATGGCGTCGCCATGTGGTCGGGTTGATTGTCGATCATGGATTGCGTGCCGAGTCGTCGGATGAAGCACATCGAACGGCGGCTGTTCTCGATGGCTTTGGGATGGCCAGCCGGGTGTTGCCATTGACGGGATTAAGGCGTGATGGGGGCCTTCAGGAAGGTGCGCGTGCGGCCCGCTATCGGGCTCTGACCCGGGCTTGCCGGGAAGCGGGCTGTCTGGACCTGCTGATCGGCCACCATGCGGGAGACCAGGCCGAAACGGTGGCGATGCGGCAGCGCGCAGGCAGCTCAGCCTACGGGTTGGCCGGGATGGCGACATGTCGGGAACTGGCGGATTTGCGTCTTTTGCGCCCCTTGCTGCGGGTGTCTTCCGCGCGGTTGCGCGTGACGCTGCGGGAAGCAGGCATCGCGTGGGCAGAGGACCCGTCGAACCAGAACCGGCAGTTCGAGCGCGTGCGGGTGCGCCAGTCTCTCGGCACGCAGGATGTCTCGGCGTTGTGCCATATGGCGGGCGCTCACGCGCGTGAGCGTCAGGAGGACGAGGCCTGCCGCCTTGAGGAGGCAGCGGAGCGGATCGTCTTTCACCCGGGGGGCTTTTTCCTTCTGCCAGCTGACCTTTGCGGTCCGGTATTGCTGGGTCTGCTGTGGCAGGTGTTGTCCGGACGCGCCTATCCGCCTGCGCGGCGAATCATGTCGGCGCTACTGAAGATGCCGAAAGCTTGCACCCTGCATGGCGTGACGTTGCGGAAGGCCGGGCGGCTGGGGCCGGGCTGGGTGTTATGTCGGGAGGCGCAGGCCATGGAAAGTGCTGTTCAGGCGGTGGATGGCGCAATCTGGGATGGGCGCTGGCAGTTGCGATCGGCGGGAACAGCGACAGGCATGGTCGTCTCGGCAGTCGGGCATGATGGCGGCAATACGGGCTTGCCGTTTGCGGTTCGGCGGACATTGCCGGCATTGCGCGCCGTATCCGGCGCCGCGCCGCATGACGCCCGGTTCGACTTTATTCGCCCAATGGCGGTGTTTTCGGGCTCGTTCTGGTCCCTCGCGGCGCAATAG
- a CDS encoding tetratricopeptide repeat protein, which yields MRRAVSYRFHFLATAAAVMLVAGGMSDARAQQITSREGIALQNQIQQLNQQIGQLQAAGGNITATPAPTSGGGQSGDLVAQLLDRVSALEAQNREMRGQLDQLTNQVQQQNATMSKQISDMQFAAQNGGGGAAAAPAAAAGGDTPAAPAAPTPAKPRTAADLLQAGQSALRGGDYATAQSDAQQALKSAKSAQGKMDAQFLLAQSMAGQKQYRDSAVAYYDAYNRAPHSPRAQEALLGVSASMLALGDKHSACEALAKLHMEFPQPSPRVKTAAASFKTRAACH from the coding sequence ATGCGACGAGCCGTTTCCTATCGATTCCATTTCCTTGCAACGGCGGCGGCCGTCATGCTGGTTGCCGGGGGCATGTCCGATGCACGGGCGCAGCAGATCACCAGTCGTGAAGGCATCGCACTTCAGAACCAGATTCAGCAATTGAATCAGCAGATCGGTCAGCTGCAAGCCGCAGGTGGCAATATCACCGCGACGCCTGCCCCGACGAGCGGTGGGGGACAGAGCGGCGATCTCGTGGCGCAGTTGCTTGATAGAGTCTCGGCGCTGGAGGCGCAGAATCGTGAAATGCGCGGTCAGCTCGATCAGTTGACCAATCAGGTGCAGCAGCAGAACGCCACCATGTCGAAGCAGATTTCCGACATGCAGTTCGCTGCCCAGAACGGTGGTGGTGGTGCTGCTGCTGCCCCAGCCGCGGCAGCGGGCGGCGACACGCCGGCGGCCCCTGCGGCGCCCACGCCGGCCAAGCCGCGAACGGCCGCCGATCTCCTGCAGGCCGGTCAGTCGGCATTGCGTGGTGGCGACTATGCGACCGCGCAGAGCGACGCGCAGCAGGCGTTGAAGTCCGCGAAGTCTGCACAGGGCAAGATGGATGCGCAGTTCCTGCTTGCCCAATCGATGGCCGGGCAGAAGCAATATCGCGATTCGGCCGTGGCTTATTACGATGCCTATAACCGTGCGCCTCATTCGCCACGGGCGCAGGAGGCACTGCTGGGCGTTTCGGCTTCCATGCTGGCGTTGGGTGATAAACACTCGGCGTGCGAGGCGCTTGCAAAACTTCATATGGAGTTTCCACAGCCTTCGCCCCGCGTAAAAACCGCCGCGGCATCGTTCAAGACGCGCGCAGCCTGCCATTGA
- the pal gene encoding peptidoglycan-associated lipoprotein Pal, which translates to MNFKLIGALGLAVVLAACSSDKNTGATTGAGASAQETGAAPGSEADLVANVGDRVFFELNQNSLSDDAKATLDKQAAWLARYPQVSVQIAGNCDDRGTEEYNIALGQRRANAARDYLVAKGVSPSRLSTISYGKDRPTADGDDEQSWSQNRNAITSVK; encoded by the coding sequence ATGAATTTCAAGCTTATCGGCGCGCTCGGTCTTGCGGTCGTTCTTGCGGCATGCTCAAGCGACAAGAACACGGGTGCCACCACTGGTGCTGGCGCATCCGCTCAGGAAACCGGCGCTGCGCCGGGCAGTGAGGCGGATCTGGTCGCCAATGTCGGCGATCGCGTCTTCTTCGAACTGAACCAGAACTCGCTCTCCGACGACGCGAAGGCGACGCTGGACAAGCAGGCAGCCTGGCTTGCCCGTTATCCGCAGGTTAGCGTGCAGATCGCCGGTAACTGCGACGATCGCGGAACGGAAGAATACAACATCGCGCTGGGTCAGCGCCGTGCGAATGCTGCGCGCGACTATCTGGTCGCCAAAGGCGTTTCCCCGTCGCGTCTCAGCACCATCTCCTACGGCAAGGACCGTCCGACCGCCGATGGCGATGACGAGCAGTCCTGGTCGCAGAACCGCAACGCGATCACGTCGGTCAAGTAA